In Armatimonadota bacterium, a single genomic region encodes these proteins:
- a CDS encoding ABC transporter substrate-binding protein, with protein sequence MTARTGIGLLLGLCLGLSVVRGDFSCGSLAVTKTPITFWNGFTGPDGRVMLEMIRDFNRANPDVEVTMQRIPWALYYNKVMVSGLDGRGPDVFVIHASALTRMHRAGVLAPMDSLFESAIPADDFDPYVVEQTKFEGKRFCVPLDIHPQGMFLNKDMLRGAGLSAPPKDREEFLRAAKAMLSKDTFGYALTAWNNNFLSLIPQFDGHYLGSDGKADLDCPQNIEALEFLGSLKKDFNLIPPPDNQLGWVGFRQKKVGMVWDGIYMLGDLLRLEGMNYMGAPIPVIGKHAGTLADSHTLCFRPKMSPKQREASERFVKYLSANSLRWAAAGQVPARRSVRELPEFKELHVQAAFAEQIPTMMYFPRIPVLFEMGVEINLAVEKVIRGRATAKDALKIADENTQKAMDRDAEQHRKAVTP encoded by the coding sequence ATGACCGCTCGCACAGGAATCGGGTTGCTTCTGGGGCTCTGCCTCGGGCTCTCGGTTGTGCGCGGTGACTTTTCTTGCGGATCACTTGCGGTAACAAAAACCCCGATCACGTTTTGGAACGGCTTTACCGGTCCTGATGGCCGGGTGATGCTAGAGATGATTCGTGACTTCAACCGCGCGAACCCCGATGTCGAGGTCACGATGCAACGGATTCCCTGGGCGTTGTATTACAACAAAGTGATGGTCTCAGGCCTCGACGGCCGAGGGCCGGACGTGTTCGTCATCCATGCTTCGGCGCTGACGCGAATGCACCGGGCGGGGGTTTTGGCTCCGATGGATTCGCTCTTTGAATCCGCGATTCCTGCGGACGACTTTGACCCCTACGTCGTCGAGCAAACAAAGTTTGAAGGGAAACGCTTCTGCGTCCCGCTGGACATTCACCCGCAGGGGATGTTTCTGAACAAAGATATGCTGCGCGGTGCCGGACTTAGCGCGCCGCCGAAAGACCGCGAGGAGTTCTTGCGAGCCGCAAAAGCCATGCTATCGAAGGACACCTTCGGATACGCCCTCACGGCGTGGAACAACAACTTCCTTTCTCTCATTCCTCAGTTCGACGGTCACTATCTGGGATCGGACGGGAAGGCAGACTTAGATTGCCCCCAGAACATCGAGGCCCTTGAGTTTTTGGGTTCTCTCAAAAAGGATTTCAACCTGATTCCTCCACCCGACAATCAGCTCGGCTGGGTGGGTTTCCGCCAGAAAAAGGTCGGGATGGTCTGGGATGGCATCTATATGCTCGGCGACCTTCTGCGGCTCGAAGGCATGAACTACATGGGAGCGCCCATTCCGGTAATCGGAAAACACGCTGGCACCCTCGCAGATTCGCACACCCTATGTTTCCGCCCAAAAATGTCGCCAAAGCAACGCGAGGCTTCAGAGCGTTTCGTCAAGTATCTCTCAGCCAACTCGCTACGATGGGCCGCCGCTGGTCAGGTGCCTGCCCGGCGTTCGGTGCGCGAGCTGCCCGAGTTCAAAGAATTGCACGTTCAGGCGGCTTTCGCCGAGCAGATTCCGACAATGATGTACTTCCCTCGCATCCCGGTTTTGTTCGAGATGGGAGTGGAGATCAACCTCGCGGTTGAAAAAGTAATTCGGGGTCGGGCAACGGCAAAAGACGCCCTCAAGATCGCCGACGAGAACACCCAAAAAGCAATGGATCGAGACGCCGAGCAACACCGCAAGGCGGTGACTCCTTGA
- a CDS encoding arabinan endo-1,5-alpha-L-arabinosidase, whose product MSYIKLLSGVCGATMLGTFAVVAMMMTSDWSAFPGDGSFAEGSEHTHDPAVLEFNGTYVSVSTSGQGMGVVKTTRDFKTWKTFGPLLKENPDWLKKRVPEHRSVWAPDIVVYGNKVRVYYCASRFFGGNDSVIGFLENDHFDPEKPTEGWVDRGEVIDSRKDRNFYNCIDAEILIDQTKRHWMFFGSYFAGIYCVELDPTTGKMLDVTAKPPFQVARNTTSRENALEGSCAMYKDGWYYLFVSYGLAAQGVRSTYQMMVGRSREPNGPYVDADGKAMTEGGHVSLLKTSPPMFSPGHNEVLQDSKGRWLTSYHFYDGRKYWTDGKWGLPRVQVREMFWGEDGWPVPGLPLEHLAATPLKEQMSFGGKWAHQADFGNIDEIHFLPKGEFQSGDRKGKWKLTKDKLTLQWPKREDPKDFWEDVVTLHYQGNYYVGRTQAGLVVRGYRIGD is encoded by the coding sequence TTGAGCTATATTAAATTGCTCAGCGGTGTTTGCGGTGCAACAATGCTCGGAACTTTTGCAGTGGTGGCGATGATGATGACCTCAGATTGGTCGGCTTTTCCGGGCGATGGCTCGTTCGCGGAGGGGTCGGAGCATACTCACGACCCCGCCGTTCTCGAGTTTAACGGAACCTATGTTTCAGTTTCGACCAGCGGACAAGGGATGGGAGTCGTCAAGACAACCCGCGATTTCAAGACCTGGAAAACGTTTGGCCCGCTCTTGAAAGAGAACCCAGATTGGCTGAAGAAGCGCGTTCCTGAGCATCGCTCAGTTTGGGCACCGGACATCGTCGTCTACGGAAATAAGGTTCGCGTTTACTACTGTGCGAGCCGGTTCTTCGGCGGAAATGATTCGGTCATCGGATTCCTTGAAAACGATCACTTCGATCCAGAAAAGCCGACGGAGGGCTGGGTTGATCGGGGAGAAGTGATCGATAGTCGTAAGGATCGAAATTTTTACAACTGCATTGATGCCGAAATACTGATCGACCAAACGAAGAGACACTGGATGTTCTTCGGAAGCTATTTCGCGGGAATCTACTGCGTCGAACTCGATCCGACAACTGGAAAGATGCTCGATGTCACGGCTAAACCACCCTTTCAAGTCGCCCGAAACACAACTTCGCGCGAGAATGCGCTGGAAGGCTCCTGCGCGATGTACAAGGACGGATGGTACTACTTGTTCGTTTCCTACGGTCTCGCCGCGCAGGGCGTACGAAGTACTTACCAGATGATGGTGGGTCGCTCCAGAGAGCCGAACGGTCCCTACGTCGATGCCGACGGTAAGGCGATGACAGAAGGTGGCCACGTCAGCCTCCTCAAAACCTCGCCACCGATGTTCTCGCCCGGGCATAACGAGGTCTTGCAGGATTCAAAAGGACGTTGGCTGACCAGCTACCACTTTTACGACGGGAGAAAGTATTGGACCGACGGGAAGTGGGGGCTTCCTCGGGTTCAAGTGAGGGAGATGTTTTGGGGTGAGGACGGCTGGCCAGTACCTGGACTGCCACTCGAACATCTCGCCGCAACGCCACTAAAAGAGCAAATGAGCTTTGGCGGAAAATGGGCACATCAGGCCGACTTCGGGAACATCGACGAAATCCACTTCCTGCCAAAGGGTGAATTCCAAAGCGGAGATCGGAAGGGCAAGTGGAAGCTGACAAAGGACAAACTCACCCTGCAATGGCCCAAACGCGAAGATCCGAAGGATTTCTGGGAAGACGTGGTGACCTTGCACTATCAAGGTAACTATTACGTGGGTCGAACGCAAGCGGGACTCGTCGTGCGAGGCTATCGGATCGGAGACTAG
- a CDS encoding metalloregulator ArsR/SmtB family transcription factor, with protein sequence MSLNLRDLNTNESAAIFRALSSESRIRILELLSEGEMNINELSAALGLAQPSITKHVQTLEEAGLVISDYTSGVQGMQKRCRRIHDRIVVDLGGKPKDKDYVVEVEVPVGMYSQFEVTPTCGLATRDRMIGVIDDPLAFSFPDRAKAEILWSGGGFVEYVFPNSLPFTTVIDSIELALELSSEAPGYANDYPSDITIWINDVEIGTWISPGDPGGEKGRLNPPWWQDYMNQHGYYKVFSVGPTGAFVDGEKLSDISMASINVQPWQATKVRLGVKHDAANQGGFSLFGKGFGSFETDIVFKIHHSSKGGDIAPARKVFPFT encoded by the coding sequence ATGTCGTTGAACCTGCGAGACCTCAACACAAACGAAAGTGCAGCGATATTTCGTGCCCTCTCGTCTGAATCCCGAATCCGCATTCTCGAACTCCTCAGCGAAGGAGAGATGAACATCAACGAGCTTTCTGCAGCTCTCGGACTCGCCCAGCCGAGCATCACAAAACACGTTCAAACCTTAGAAGAGGCCGGTCTGGTGATCAGCGACTACACTTCCGGGGTCCAGGGAATGCAAAAGCGCTGCCGACGAATCCACGACCGCATCGTTGTCGATCTCGGTGGAAAACCTAAAGACAAGGATTATGTTGTTGAAGTCGAGGTTCCCGTGGGTATGTATTCGCAGTTTGAGGTCACGCCAACATGCGGCTTGGCAACTCGCGACCGTATGATCGGCGTCATCGACGATCCTCTCGCCTTCAGCTTTCCAGATCGCGCAAAGGCAGAAATCCTCTGGTCGGGCGGCGGATTCGTCGAGTACGTCTTTCCCAACTCCTTGCCATTCACAACCGTGATCGATTCGATCGAGCTCGCCCTTGAGCTAAGTTCCGAAGCCCCAGGCTACGCGAACGATTACCCCAGCGACATTACGATCTGGATTAATGATGTTGAGATCGGCACCTGGATCTCTCCTGGCGATCCGGGCGGCGAAAAAGGTCGCCTCAACCCGCCGTGGTGGCAGGACTACATGAACCAGCACGGCTACTACAAAGTATTCAGCGTCGGTCCAACCGGAGCGTTTGTTGATGGCGAAAAGCTGAGCGATATCTCCATGGCTTCGATCAATGTGCAGCCGTGGCAAGCGACCAAGGTCCGCCTCGGAGTGAAGCATGATGCCGCGAACCAGGGCGGCTTTTCGCTTTTTGGTAAGGGATTTGGTTCCTTTGAAACGGATATCGTGTTTAAGATTCACCACTCTTCGAAGGGTGGCGACATCGCCCCAGCAAGAAAAGTCTTCCCATTCACGTAA
- a CDS encoding L-fucose/L-arabinose isomerase family protein, with product MKRVTLGVIIGNRGFFPTHLCESGRKTILEVLEQEGIDVVVLPDTASPAGSVESLAEAHACADLFRANRDKIDGVLVTLPNFGDERAIANALRFADLNVPVLIHAFADDAKRMTIADRRDSFCGKMSVCNNLRQYGIKYSLTDLHTVDPTSASFRSDIQKFAATCRVTKGLRRARIGAIGARPGAFNTVRYSEKLFEQAGITVETLDLSEVLGWANKLTSSDATVKDKLEKIRAYTNTDGIPAESLDKMARLGAAIDTWSTDNRIDATAIQCWTSLEEFYGVVPCTIMSMMSDSLKSSACETDVAGTVSMYALQLASHRPSALLDWNNNYGGDPDKCVVFHCSNLPNSVFAEQKMDYQEIIAGTVGKDNTYGTIVGRMKTGPFTFCRVSTDDFSGDIVAYLGEGNLTNDNLITFGGFGVAEIPNMQNLLKFICENGFEHHVAFNLSEVAGAVEEAMSNYLGWATYRHR from the coding sequence ATGAAGAGAGTCACGCTAGGCGTCATTATCGGCAACCGAGGGTTCTTCCCGACTCACCTCTGCGAGAGCGGTCGAAAGACGATTCTTGAGGTTCTGGAGCAAGAGGGTATCGATGTTGTTGTACTGCCCGACACCGCTTCTCCGGCGGGTTCGGTTGAGTCTTTGGCGGAAGCTCATGCTTGCGCTGATCTGTTCCGAGCGAACCGGGATAAGATCGACGGCGTCTTGGTGACCCTCCCCAACTTCGGCGACGAACGGGCTATTGCGAACGCCCTCCGTTTCGCCGACTTGAATGTTCCCGTGTTGATTCACGCTTTTGCAGATGACGCGAAGCGGATGACAATTGCCGATCGCCGCGATAGTTTCTGCGGAAAGATGTCAGTTTGCAACAACCTTCGGCAGTACGGCATCAAGTACAGCCTTACGGACCTGCACACCGTTGATCCAACGTCGGCTTCCTTCCGAAGCGACATTCAGAAGTTTGCCGCTACTTGCCGAGTGACAAAGGGCTTGCGCCGCGCCCGAATCGGTGCAATCGGTGCTCGGCCGGGTGCATTTAACACGGTGCGATATAGCGAGAAGCTGTTCGAGCAAGCGGGGATCACCGTCGAAACCCTTGATCTCTCGGAAGTGCTCGGCTGGGCCAATAAGCTCACGTCTTCCGACGCCACGGTGAAGGACAAACTCGAAAAGATTCGGGCTTACACCAACACCGACGGAATTCCTGCTGAGAGCTTGGACAAAATGGCTCGCCTCGGCGCGGCTATCGACACTTGGTCAACCGACAATCGCATTGACGCAACCGCGATCCAATGCTGGACGTCGCTCGAAGAATTTTACGGCGTCGTCCCATGCACCATCATGTCAATGATGTCGGATTCACTGAAGTCCAGCGCATGCGAAACCGACGTTGCCGGTACGGTTTCGATGTACGCACTGCAACTCGCCTCGCATCGCCCTTCGGCACTACTCGACTGGAACAATAACTATGGCGGCGACCCCGATAAGTGCGTCGTGTTCCACTGTTCCAACCTTCCGAACTCAGTGTTTGCCGAGCAGAAGATGGATTACCAGGAGATCATTGCGGGAACTGTTGGCAAAGACAACACTTACGGCACCATCGTTGGCCGAATGAAAACCGGTCCGTTTACCTTCTGTCGGGTCTCCACGGACGACTTTTCCGGGGACATTGTCGCTTATCTTGGCGAAGGAAACTTGACCAACGACAACCTGATCACCTTCGGTGGATTTGGGGTTGCGGAGATTCCGAACATGCAGAATCTCCTCAAGTTCATCTGCGAAAATGGCTTCGAGCACCACGTTGCCTTCAACCTTTCGGAGGTCGCAGGAGCCGTTGAAGAAGCGATGAGCAACTACCTCGGCTGGGCGACTTACCGACACCGCTAA
- a CDS encoding ribulokinase — protein sequence MSTQYTIGVDYGTNSVRALIVDISNGDEVGTGVWEYETGEAGVHLDPNDVHLARQNPADYQKGFYESVRLALENADQIDKSQIIGIGVDTTGSTPLPVDAEGVALALKPEFKGNLHAMAWLWKDHTGYAEAAEITEKAVDYPYLKKCGGTYSSEWFWSKILRCKRVAPEVFAAADSWVELQDYVPAWLVGKSKPAEIPRGICAAGHKAMYHEDWGGLPSEEFLCTLDPALVELRKRLFGRTCTADQPAGTLQPEHAERLGLPQGVTVAVGAFDAHLGAVGSGVRPGTLVKIMGTSTCDVMIGDAFTPDIQGVCGVVPGSVVPGYMGIEAGQSAVGDLFNWLVNQFGSDHATLNQEALRLKPGESGLVALDWNNGNRTILVDPLLTGLIVGQTLHTTRAEVYRALIEATAYGSKKIIDQIEKEGVAINEVIVCGGIGEKSPLTMQIYADILNRPIKTSRSAQTCALGSAIMASVAAGAHENVLSAIQRMTGTKEKVYLPSVESAATYHKLYEIYSLLHDSFGISGTKNDLSQVMKQLIQIQKDALK from the coding sequence ATGAGCACCCAATACACCATCGGAGTCGATTACGGAACCAACTCGGTCCGAGCCCTGATCGTTGACATCAGCAACGGCGACGAGGTCGGCACTGGCGTCTGGGAGTATGAAACCGGGGAAGCTGGTGTTCATCTTGATCCCAATGACGTGCATCTGGCTCGTCAGAATCCGGCCGATTACCAAAAGGGGTTCTACGAGTCTGTGCGGCTGGCACTGGAGAATGCCGACCAAATTGATAAGAGCCAGATTATCGGGATTGGCGTCGATACCACTGGCTCGACGCCGTTACCAGTCGACGCCGAAGGTGTAGCTCTTGCGCTCAAGCCTGAGTTCAAAGGCAATCTCCACGCTATGGCGTGGCTATGGAAAGACCACACCGGCTACGCCGAAGCTGCCGAGATCACCGAAAAAGCCGTCGACTATCCCTATCTGAAGAAGTGCGGTGGAACCTACTCCTCGGAGTGGTTCTGGTCAAAAATTCTTCGCTGTAAGCGGGTTGCTCCCGAAGTTTTCGCGGCGGCTGACTCCTGGGTCGAGCTCCAGGATTACGTCCCCGCATGGCTAGTAGGGAAGTCCAAACCCGCCGAGATTCCCCGAGGAATCTGTGCCGCCGGGCACAAGGCCATGTACCACGAGGACTGGGGCGGCCTCCCCTCGGAGGAGTTTCTTTGCACGCTTGATCCCGCTTTGGTAGAGTTGCGGAAACGGCTGTTCGGCCGAACCTGTACTGCGGACCAACCAGCCGGAACTCTGCAACCAGAACACGCCGAAAGGCTCGGTCTTCCTCAAGGAGTTACCGTTGCGGTTGGAGCATTTGATGCTCACCTCGGGGCCGTTGGCTCCGGGGTTCGACCCGGAACACTTGTTAAGATCATGGGCACTAGCACCTGCGATGTCATGATCGGCGATGCGTTCACACCTGATATCCAGGGCGTATGCGGAGTTGTTCCCGGTTCCGTTGTTCCCGGATACATGGGAATTGAGGCGGGTCAAAGTGCGGTTGGCGACCTTTTCAATTGGCTGGTCAACCAGTTCGGCAGCGACCACGCAACCCTCAACCAAGAGGCGCTGAGGCTCAAGCCGGGAGAAAGCGGTCTCGTCGCGCTAGACTGGAACAACGGCAACCGGACCATCCTCGTCGATCCACTATTGACCGGGTTGATCGTCGGACAAACACTTCACACCACACGTGCTGAGGTCTACCGAGCGTTGATTGAAGCGACCGCTTATGGCTCCAAGAAAATCATCGACCAGATCGAGAAAGAAGGTGTCGCCATCAATGAAGTGATTGTGTGCGGAGGCATCGGTGAGAAGAGTCCTCTTACGATGCAAATCTACGCCGACATTTTGAACCGTCCGATCAAAACTAGCCGAAGTGCGCAGACATGCGCGCTCGGCTCGGCGATCATGGCAAGCGTTGCCGCTGGTGCCCATGAGAATGTTTTGTCGGCTATCCAGAGAATGACGGGAACCAAGGAGAAGGTCTATTTACCGTCTGTCGAGTCTGCGGCAACCTATCACAAGCTATACGAAATTTACTCTCTCCTTCACGACTCATTCGGCATATCGGGCACCAAAAATGACCTGAGTCAAGTCATGAAGCAACTGATCCAGATCCAAAAGGACGCCCTGAAATGA
- a CDS encoding L-ribulose-5-phosphate 4-epimerase has protein sequence MTLRERVCNANRMLPKAGLVTMHSGNVSGLDRSAGRLYIKPSGMDYDAMIPADMVEVDLVSGEAIQGQRKPSVDLSHHIYLFKNDPSINAVVHTHSNYATAFAAAHRSIPCVLTAISDEFGGEIPCAPYIDNEGDHIGEAILKHRSRGPAILLGNHGVFAWGETVEKALKAAIMIEDVAKTVHLSLQLGAPIPIAEAEVEKWWNRYHTTYGQ, from the coding sequence ATGACCCTTCGAGAGCGAGTTTGTAACGCAAATAGAATGCTGCCGAAGGCGGGATTGGTGACAATGCACAGCGGCAATGTCAGTGGGCTAGACCGATCAGCGGGAAGGTTGTACATCAAGCCAAGCGGGATGGACTACGACGCGATGATCCCTGCCGATATGGTCGAAGTTGATCTTGTATCCGGAGAAGCGATCCAGGGCCAGCGCAAGCCGAGCGTCGACCTTTCCCACCACATCTACCTCTTCAAAAACGACCCGTCGATCAACGCGGTGGTACATACCCATAGTAACTATGCAACGGCGTTCGCCGCCGCTCATCGCTCGATTCCGTGTGTACTGACTGCCATCAGCGACGAGTTCGGTGGCGAGATTCCCTGTGCCCCTTACATTGACAACGAGGGAGACCATATCGGAGAAGCAATTCTCAAACACCGAAGCCGTGGGCCAGCCATCCTGCTTGGAAACCACGGCGTCTTCGCGTGGGGCGAAACTGTAGAAAAGGCACTCAAAGCCGCAATCATGATCGAGGACGTCGCCAAAACCGTACACCTGAGTCTGCAGTTGGGCGCGCCGATTCCGATTGCCGAAGCGGAGGTTGAGAAGTGGTGGAACCGATATCACACTACCTACGGGCAGTAG
- a CDS encoding response regulator transcription factor, with translation MNQILVIEDDRFLQRSIRQVLEMRGFTVRLSSTASEGFLAIAEAAPDLLILDLGLPDEDGISLCKRIRQKWRFPIVILSSRSDLTDKVIGLEVGADDYLTKPFEAGELIARVRANLRRHEEYSAVPKMDEVLTVGPLRMDLGSRTVSVNDHAVHLTSLEFKLLYLLATNSGRVLERETLFEQVWGYDDDFNSNSLEVFVYRLRSKLEKAAGLRMIETVRGVGYRLTSG, from the coding sequence ATGAACCAGATTCTTGTAATCGAAGACGACCGGTTTTTACAACGAAGCATCCGACAAGTTTTGGAAATGCGCGGGTTCACTGTTCGACTCAGTTCGACGGCAAGCGAAGGCTTCTTGGCAATTGCAGAAGCGGCTCCGGACCTACTGATCTTGGATTTGGGGTTGCCAGATGAGGATGGAATCTCCCTTTGCAAGCGGATACGACAAAAGTGGCGGTTTCCGATTGTGATTTTGTCGAGCCGATCCGATCTGACCGACAAAGTCATCGGCCTCGAAGTCGGTGCAGACGACTACTTGACGAAACCATTCGAAGCTGGCGAGCTCATTGCTCGGGTGCGGGCAAACTTGCGCCGCCATGAGGAGTATTCTGCCGTACCAAAAATGGATGAGGTTCTCACCGTTGGGCCTTTGCGAATGGACCTCGGGAGCCGAACCGTTTCAGTAAACGATCACGCCGTTCATCTCACCTCCCTGGAGTTCAAGTTGCTCTACTTGCTTGCAACAAATTCGGGCCGCGTCTTGGAGCGCGAGACCTTGTTTGAACAAGTCTGGGGCTACGATGATGACTTCAACTCGAACAGCCTGGAGGTATTTGTCTACCGCCTAAGGTCGAAGCTCGAAAAAGCAGCGGGGCTACGCATGATCGAGACCGTTCGCGGAGTTGGCTACCGGCTGACCTCGGGCTAG